In Anaerococcus prevotii DSM 20548, the genomic window GCGTTATTGCCACCATTTATGGCAACTGTAGCTACTGGAACTCCCTTTGGCATTTGTACCATTGATAGTAAGGCGTCAAGACCTGCTGTGTTACTTCCACCAACTGGAACTCCTATAACAGGTTTTATTGTCATTCCTGCCATAACTCCTGCAAGGTGAGCTGCCATGCCGGCAATTCCTATATAGACACTACAGTCATCTTTTTTTATTGTCTCTTCCAGAAGATCTAGTGCACGATGAGCAGAAATTACAGATACTTGGTAATCAATATCGAAGTCTTTTAAGATTGATGTTACTTTTTTGGCGATTTCTACATCTGAGGCTGAACCCATTATTATTCTTACGTCTGTCATAATTCCTCCTAGTTTTTAGAATAGTTTGGTGATTCTCTAGTTATTGTGATATTGTGTGGGTGGTTTTCTATAAGGGAAGCTGGAGTTATCTTTATAAATTGAGCCTTTTCATAAAGTTCAGCTAAGTCCTTGCTTCCAACATATCCCATTCCTGATTTTAGTCCGCCCAAGAGCTGATAGACTACCTCTCCAACAGGACCCTTGTAGGCGACTCTTCCCTCAACTCCTTCAGGAACGTACTTTTTGGTATTGGTTTGGAAATATCTATCTCCAGATCCATCCTTCATAGCAGCAAGTGAACCCATGCCACGATATTCCTTGTATTGTCTTCCCTCGA contains:
- the purE gene encoding 5-(carboxyamino)imidazole ribonucleotide mutase, whose protein sequence is MTDVRIIMGSASDVEIAKKVTSILKDFDIDYQVSVISAHRALDLLEETIKKDDCSVYIGIAGMAAHLAGVMAGMTIKPVIGVPVGGSNTAGLDALLSMVQMPKGVPVATVAINGGNNAALLAIQILALKDEELASRLKAYKKEMLEKVLADDKNLGEI